From the Fusobacterium ulcerans ATCC 49185 genome, the window TTGAAAATGTACTCTTTATTACAGCAGCGGCTGAAATAATAGGAATATCAAATGAGAAAATAAGAGAGTTTTTGTATAACACAGAAACTATTGAACATAGGATGGAAGACTTTTTTAATTATGGAAAAGTAAAATTTATAAATGATTCTAAAGGGACAAATATTGATTCAACAAAATTTGCAGTGGAGGCTTTTGACCAGTGTATCCTTATTTGTGGTGGATTTGATAAGAAACTTGACTGGACTCCTCTTGCAGACCTGATAAAGATTCATGCAAAAGAAACTTATCTCATAGGGGATACTGCTGATGAAATTAACAGGATACTTTTAGAAAAAGGCTATGATAGAAGCAGAATATTTCTTCTTAGAGATTTAAAAAGCTGCCTGTTAAATATGAAGGAGAGATTTAATCCAAAAGAACATCAAGTGGTACTGCTTTCCCCAGCAACTTCCAGCTTTGATCAGTTCAAAAGTTATGAACACAGAGGGGAAGTATTCAAGGAATTAGTAAGAGAAATTTTTGGTAGGTGAGAAATTTGAAAAAAATTATTTTAACGACTGGAGGAACAGGAGGGCATATTTATCCTGCTCTGGCTGTAGCTGAAGGTCTTAAATTAAAAAATATAGATGTCCTTTTTGTAGGAACCAGTATCAGAATGGAAAAGGATATAGTTCCTGAAGCAGGATTTAGATTTATTGGTCTAGATATAAAACCTCCTAAAAATATAAAAAGTATACTTAAATATATAAAAGGGGTATGGCAAGGAATAAAAATAGTTGCAAAGGAAAAGCCTGATGCAATAATAGGATTTGGAAACTATATTTCTGTTCCAGTTATAATTGGAGGGATACTTCTAAGAAAAAAAGTTTATCTTCAGGAGCAGAATGCTAATTTAGGATGGACAAATAAAGTATTATATAAATTTGCAGAAAAAACATTTCTTGCATTTGATAAAACATATGATGATATTCCTTTGAAATACCAGAAAAGATTTGATGTAACTGGGAATCCTTTAAGAGAAGAAATCAATTATGTAAATGAAAATGAGGAAAGAGAGAGATTAAAACTGGAAGAGGATGAGAAAGTTATCCTTATAACAGGAGGAAGTCTAGGTGCAAAAGATATAAATGATGCAGTAATAAAAAACTGGGACAAGTTCCTTGAAGATAAAAAATTGAGAGTTTACTGGGCAACTGGAGAGAATAACTTTGAAGACATCAGTAAAAGAATAGTAAAAACGAAGATGTCTGATACAGTAAAACCATATTTTAATAATATGATAAATATTATGGCTGCTGCTGACTTAATAATATGTCGTGCAGGAGCTTTGACGATTTCTGAAATAATAGAACTAGAGAAACCATCAATTATTATTCCATATAATTCTTTAAAAGTTGGACAATATGACAATGCAAAGATATTAGAAGAAAATAATTCTGCACTTGTATACACTAATACAGAGGCAGATACTGCAATTGAAAAGGCTCTTGAGTTAATAAAGAATGAGGAAGCATTGAAGTCAATGAGAGTAAGGATAAGATCATTGAAAAAATCCAACGCTGTGGAAAAGATTATAAATGATTTAGATATTTGGAGGAATTAGGTTGATGAAAAAAATTTATTTTATTGGTATAAACGGTATAGGAATGAGCGGTCTTGCTAAAATAATGAAAACAAAAGGTTATGAAGTAAATGGGGCTGACTTAAATAGAGGATATGTGACAGAAGAATTGGAAAATATGGGTATAACTGTATATAATACTCATGAGGGAGAACATATAAAAGGATGTGATATGGTAATTGCTTCAAGTGCCATAAAATATGATAATCCTGAATATAAATATGCAGTGGATAATGGAATAAAAATAGTAAAAAGAGGAGAGCTTTTAGCTATGCTTCTAAATGATGAAACTGGAATAGCAGTGGCAGGAACACATGGTAAGACTACTACAAGTTCTATGATGTCTTCTGTTATGCTTGATTTAGATCCAACTATTGTAGTAGGAGGAATACTTCCTGAAATAGGGTCAAATGCCAAGCCGGGAAAATCAGAATACTTTGTAGCTGAAGCTGATGAAAGTGACAATTCTTTTCTATATATGAATCCATCATATGCAGTGATAACTAATATAGAGGAAGACCATCTGGATACTCATGGATGTCTTGAAAATATAAATAAATCTTTTTCTCAATTTATTGATCAGACTAAGAATGAAGCAGTGGTATGTATAGACTGCGAAAACCTAAAAAAATTAGTTGAAGGAAAAGAAAAAGAAAAGATAGTAACATACAGTATAAAAGATAAAGATGCAGATATATTTGCTTATGATATTTGTATTGAAAATGGAAAAACAAGCTATAATGTAGCGATAAGAGGAGAGGATACTGGAAGATATACTATATCTATTCCAGGACATCACAATATCCTTAACTCTCTGCCAGTTATTTACTATGCTAAAAAATTTGGAGTAAATGAGGAATTTTTGAAAAAAGCTTTGGAAAACTTTAAAGGATCAAAAAGAAGATATGATATTCTTTATTGTAATGAAGATAAAGGAATAAAAATAATAGATGACTATGCACATCATCCAACTGAGATTAAAGCAACACTTCAAGGAGCAAAATCTATTGAGCATGAAAAACTTACTATAATATTTCAACCTCATCGTTACAGCAGAGTTAAATTTCTTCTTCAAAGTTTCAAAGATGCATTTGATGGAGCTGAAGAGGTATTTCTTCTTCCAATATACAGTGCTGGGGAAAAAGATGAATTTGGAGTAACTGTAGAAGATCTTGGAAATATATTAAAAAATAAAAAAGTAATAATTGAAAAAAACAGTGAAAAAATAGATGAAAGAGTATTAAACTGTCAAGGACATGAAGTATTTATGTTTATGGGAGCAGGAGATATCTCTAAAGTAGCTCACAGGATAGCTGATAAATTAGAAGGGAAAAACAGATAATGAAGATACTTGAAAATCATGAAATGAAGCTGCACTCTAATATGAAAGTAGGGGGAACAGCAAAAAAATTTATAACTGTAGAAGATAAAAATGAACTTAAAGAGATATTTGAAAAAAATAGTAATATTTTTCTCATTGGAAATGGAACTAATACTCTGATAGATGAGGGAAATTTAGATATGACTTTTGTTTCTCTGAAAGAGTTTGATAGTATAAGAGAACTGGAAAGAGGTCTGATAGAAGTAGAAGCTGGGCTGGATTTCAATAAGCTTATTGCTTATATGAACAAAAATAACTACAGCGGGCTGGAAAATCTTGCTGGAATACCTGGAAGTGTAGGGGGACTTGTCTACATGAATGGGGGAGCTTATGGAAGTGAAATCTTTGACTGTATAAGTGAAGTTGAAATATTTGATGAAAATCATGAAATAAGAAGAATAAAAAAAGAGGATTTAGATTTTTCTTATAGAAGAACTGAGATACAAAGTAAAAAATGGATAATAATAAGTGCTGTATTTAAGTTCAAAGATGGATTTAATCTCCAAAAAGTTGTAGAAATACAAGCTTTGAGAGAGAGTAAACAGCCTTTGGATCTCCCTAATCTTGGAAGTACTTTCAAAAATCCAGCTGGGGACTTCTCAGCAAGGCTTATATCAGAGGCTGGATTGAAAGGGACTGTTATAGGTGGAGCTCAGATATCAGAAAAACACCCTAATTTCATAGTCAATAAAGGAACTGCTACATTCAAAGATATTTCTGAAATACTGAAGCTGGTAAAGAAGACTATAAGCGAAAAATATGGAATAAACCTTGAAGAAGAAATAATAATAATTAAAAATTCGGATAAATAGGGGGAATAATTTTGAAGATAGCAGTATTTATGGGAGGAATATCTTCTGAAAGAGAAGTATCTCTCAACAGTGGAAAAGCAATTTTAGAAAGCCTTTTAAAACAAGGCTATGATGCATATGGAATCGATGTTACAAAAGAAAATCTTGTTTCAGCTTTTATTGAAAATGAATATGATTTTGCATATCTTGCATTTCATGGAGGATTTGGAGAAGATGGAAGAGTACAGGGACTTCTTGATATGCTTGGAAAACCATATACTGGATCAGGAGCAGAGGCAAGCGGAATAGCTATGGATAAAGTTATTACTAAAAAACTTGCTGAAAGTGCAGGAGTAAGAACTGCAAAGAATTATGATAAGGTATCTGATATAGATTCATATCCTGTTGTAATCAAACCTGCTCTAGAAGGTTCAAGTGTAGGAATATTCTTCTGCCATAACAGAGAAGAAGCTGAAAAAGCAGCAGCAGAACTTGCTGGGAAAAAAATAGTTATAGAAGAAATGATAACTGGGGATGAACTTACTGTTGGAGTTATCAATGGAGAGGGAATTGGAGTACTTAGAATAATTCCTAAAAATGAATTTTATGACTATGAATCAAAATATGCTGAAGGGGGATCAGTACATGAATACCCTGCTAAAATAGATAAAAAAGCATATGATGAGGCTCTTGAAAATGCTGTAAAGGTACATAATGTGCTTGGACTTGCAGGAATATCAAGAAGTGATTTTATTCTTAAAGATGATAAAGTATATTTCCTTGAAGTAAATACACTTCCTGGAATGACAAAAACAAGTCTTATTCCAGATCTGGCAACTTTAAAAGGATATACATATGATGATGTTGTAAAAATAATGGTAGAAACATTTAAAAGATAGATCAAATCTAAAAGTGAGGAGATTTTTTTGAAATTTATAATAAGACTTTTCACAATATTAGGAATAAGCTTTTTAGTTTTCTCTATTCCTTCTCAATTTTTAAAGCTGGATTTCTTTAAGATAAAGAAGGTTAATATAAAAGGTGAGCCAAAATTATTATTAAGGGAATTGACAGAACTAGGGAAAACAACATATAATAAGAACATATGGGATTTAGATTTTAAGAGCATAGAAGATATATTGAAAAAGGATGTCAGAGTAAAAAATGCCAGTGTAGAAAATAATGCATTGGGAGAACTCACTATAATTGTAGAGGAAAAAGAGCTATTTTACTACGCCCAGATCAAGGATAAAATATATTTAGTGGATTCAGAAGGAGTAGTCTTTGGGACTTTTAATGAAAAAGAAAAGAAGGATATTCCCCTTATTTCAGTAAATGAAAAAGAGGATATAAAGAGCCTGCTAAATGTTTTAGTTTTGATGGATGACTACATATTAAAAGAATTAGTGTCTCAAATCTACATAAAAGATAAAAATTGCATTGAAATAATCCTTGTAGATGGTACAATAATAAAAACCAATGAAGAGATAAAAAGAGAAAAATATAAGGTTGTAGAAACTTTATATTCGGAACTTATCAAAAGCAAAAAAGTAGAATATATAGATTTGAGATTCAATGACTTTATAGTAAAAAGTTTGGGGGATAAAAGCGATGACAGATAATAGAGATAGTATAATAAAAACAGCAGTAGATATAGGAAATATGAAAATAAAAGCTGTCACTGGAGAATTATCTGCTGACGGTGAACACCTGAGGATATTAGGATATGTGGAAGTTCCAAGCCGTGGTATGAAAAAATCAGTCGTGGAAAATCCAGAGGAGCTTAGTCACTGTCTAGCTTATGCACTGGGACAGCTGAGAGAGCAGACTAGTATTCCTATTGAAAAAGTATCCATAGGTATAGGTGGAGAAGCTATTAAATCAAGAACTACCAATGTGAGATATTCTTTTGATGAAAAAGAAATCGGAGAGAAAGAGGTAGATACACTGATCAGAATGGCTGAACATGAGCTTCTTACAGGCAAAGAAAGAGTATTAAAAAGAGAAATATATAATATTAGAGTAAATAATTCAGGGATAATCAAAAACCCAATAGGAGTAACTGGAAAAGAGATGCAGGGAGATGTCCATCTGATATATATAGATGAAGCAGAAGCTGAGAAATTGGTGGAAGTAGTAAATAGAGTGGGATTGGAAGCAGAAAATGTTCTTTTAAATGCTTATGCCTCTGCTAAAGCTTCTCTTGATGATGAAGATAGGAGAATGGGAGTTGCTCTGATTGATATTGGGGAAGGCTCAACAGATATAATCCTATTTAAGAACGATAAACTTATCTATTCAAAATCACTTCCATTAGGTGGAATGCACTATGTCAATGACATAAGTTATCTATTCCAGATATCTAAACAGGAAGCTTTTGAAATTTTATCAAAACTGAAAGATAAAGATATACACGAAGAACATATATTCTGTGGTGATACTAAAAAGGTATCAGTAGCAGATATAAAAAATATAATAGATGCAAGAACAGAAGACATAATCAGCTTTATTACTCAAACTATTGAGGAATCTGGATTTAACGGATACCTTGGAAAAGGTTTGGTTTTAACAGGAGGAGCTATTGTTATTGATGGCCTTCTTGAAAAAATAAATAAAAAAACAGGATATGTTGTGAGAAAGGTGCTTCCTCATGCTTTTCGAGGTTTGGAGGATGTAGATGCCAGTATGGCTACAGTTATAGGAATCTTCAGTGAAATAATGGAAGAAGAGTATAACAGAATGCAGTCAGGTTTTTATTCGCAGCAGAATGAATCTGAAGATCCTTCAAGAGTTACAGCAGAAGAGTCTGAAGAGGACGACTTGGATAAATTACTAGAAAATGATAAAAATAACAGCAAAAAGAAAAGTGGAACACTCAGCAGTATAAAAAACTGGTTTTCTAATTTTATTTAAATTCGGAAGGAAATGATAAAAGGGGGTATTATGTTGATAGATCAAGATTTAGTTAAGATAAAGGTATTAGGAGCTGGAGGAGCTGGAGGAAATGCGATCAATGATATGATCGAATCTGGAGTAGGAGGAGTAGAATATATTGCTGCCAACACAGATGCTCAAGATTTAAATAAATCTCTGGCTGACATAAGAATTCAACTTGGAGAAAAATTAACAAGAGGACTTGGAGCTGGAGCTGATCCTGAAATAGGGAGACAGGCAGCAGAAGAGGATGTAGAAAAAATCAAAAATCTTTTAGAAGAAACAGATATGCTTTTCATAACAGCAGGAATGGGAGGAGGAACTGGAACAGGAGCTGCTCCAGTAATTGCTAAGGTAGCAAAAGAACTTGGAGTATTGACTGTAGCAGTTGTAACAAGACCATTCTCTTTTGAAGGGAAGAAAAGAAAAAATAATGCTGATATAGGTGTTGAGAACCTTAAAAAAGCTGTAGATGCTTTAGTAATAATACCAAATGACAAACTTTTTGAATTACCTGATAAAACAATAACTTTGCAAAATGCATTCAAAGAAGCAAATAATATCCTGAAAATAGGTATCAGAGGTGTTGCAGACCTTATGATTGGTAATGGACTTATTAATCTGGATTTTGCTGATATCAAAGCAACAATGATGAATTCTGGTGTGGCTGTCCTTGGATTTGGAGAGGGAGAAGGGGAAAACAGAGCTGTAAAAGCTACTGAAAAAGCATTGCTATCTCCATTACTTGAAAAATCTATACTTGGAGCAAGCAAAATACTTATTAATATAACTGGTGCACCTGATATAACTCTTATGGAAGCTCAGACAATTTCTGATATGATTAGAGATGCAGCTGGAAAAACTGCTGATGATGTTATGTTCGGGCTTGTT encodes:
- the murG gene encoding undecaprenyldiphospho-muramoylpentapeptide beta-N-acetylglucosaminyltransferase, with protein sequence MRNLKKIILTTGGTGGHIYPALAVAEGLKLKNIDVLFVGTSIRMEKDIVPEAGFRFIGLDIKPPKNIKSILKYIKGVWQGIKIVAKEKPDAIIGFGNYISVPVIIGGILLRKKVYLQEQNANLGWTNKVLYKFAEKTFLAFDKTYDDIPLKYQKRFDVTGNPLREEINYVNENEERERLKLEEDEKVILITGGSLGAKDINDAVIKNWDKFLEDKKLRVYWATGENNFEDISKRIVKTKMSDTVKPYFNNMINIMAAADLIICRAGALTISEIIELEKPSIIIPYNSLKVGQYDNAKILEENNSALVYTNTEADTAIEKALELIKNEEALKSMRVRIRSLKKSNAVEKIINDLDIWRN
- a CDS encoding D-alanine--D-alanine ligase → MKIAVFMGGISSEREVSLNSGKAILESLLKQGYDAYGIDVTKENLVSAFIENEYDFAYLAFHGGFGEDGRVQGLLDMLGKPYTGSGAEASGIAMDKVITKKLAESAGVRTAKNYDKVSDIDSYPVVIKPALEGSSVGIFFCHNREEAEKAAAELAGKKIVIEEMITGDELTVGVINGEGIGVLRIIPKNEFYDYESKYAEGGSVHEYPAKIDKKAYDEALENAVKVHNVLGLAGISRSDFILKDDKVYFLEVNTLPGMTKTSLIPDLATLKGYTYDDVVKIMVETFKR
- a CDS encoding cell division protein FtsQ/DivIB, with the translated sequence MKFIIRLFTILGISFLVFSIPSQFLKLDFFKIKKVNIKGEPKLLLRELTELGKTTYNKNIWDLDFKSIEDILKKDVRVKNASVENNALGELTIIVEEKELFYYAQIKDKIYLVDSEGVVFGTFNEKEKKDIPLISVNEKEDIKSLLNVLVLMDDYILKELVSQIYIKDKNCIEIILVDGTIIKTNEEIKREKYKVVETLYSELIKSKKVEYIDLRFNDFIVKSLGDKSDDR
- the ftsZ gene encoding cell division protein FtsZ, whose product is MLIDQDLVKIKVLGAGGAGGNAINDMIESGVGGVEYIAANTDAQDLNKSLADIRIQLGEKLTRGLGAGADPEIGRQAAEEDVEKIKNLLEETDMLFITAGMGGGTGTGAAPVIAKVAKELGVLTVAVVTRPFSFEGKKRKNNADIGVENLKKAVDALVIIPNDKLFELPDKTITLQNAFKEANNILKIGIRGVADLMIGNGLINLDFADIKATMMNSGVAVLGFGEGEGENRAVKATEKALLSPLLEKSILGASKILINITGAPDITLMEAQTISDMIRDAAGKTADDVMFGLVIDPEVGDRVQVTIIANNFVNEQEKSEPFINVDAKKPVTVVTPEEADVKRSELDLPPWIRSSKK
- the murB gene encoding UDP-N-acetylmuramate dehydrogenase; protein product: MKILENHEMKLHSNMKVGGTAKKFITVEDKNELKEIFEKNSNIFLIGNGTNTLIDEGNLDMTFVSLKEFDSIRELERGLIEVEAGLDFNKLIAYMNKNNYSGLENLAGIPGSVGGLVYMNGGAYGSEIFDCISEVEIFDENHEIRRIKKEDLDFSYRRTEIQSKKWIIISAVFKFKDGFNLQKVVEIQALRESKQPLDLPNLGSTFKNPAGDFSARLISEAGLKGTVIGGAQISEKHPNFIVNKGTATFKDISEILKLVKKTISEKYGINLEEEIIIIKNSDK
- the ftsA gene encoding cell division protein FtsA, translating into MTDNRDSIIKTAVDIGNMKIKAVTGELSADGEHLRILGYVEVPSRGMKKSVVENPEELSHCLAYALGQLREQTSIPIEKVSIGIGGEAIKSRTTNVRYSFDEKEIGEKEVDTLIRMAEHELLTGKERVLKREIYNIRVNNSGIIKNPIGVTGKEMQGDVHLIYIDEAEAEKLVEVVNRVGLEAENVLLNAYASAKASLDDEDRRMGVALIDIGEGSTDIILFKNDKLIYSKSLPLGGMHYVNDISYLFQISKQEAFEILSKLKDKDIHEEHIFCGDTKKVSVADIKNIIDARTEDIISFITQTIEESGFNGYLGKGLVLTGGAIVIDGLLEKINKKTGYVVRKVLPHAFRGLEDVDASMATVIGIFSEIMEEEYNRMQSGFYSQQNESEDPSRVTAEESEEDDLDKLLENDKNNSKKKSGTLSSIKNWFSNFI
- the murC gene encoding UDP-N-acetylmuramate--L-alanine ligase produces the protein MKKIYFIGINGIGMSGLAKIMKTKGYEVNGADLNRGYVTEELENMGITVYNTHEGEHIKGCDMVIASSAIKYDNPEYKYAVDNGIKIVKRGELLAMLLNDETGIAVAGTHGKTTTSSMMSSVMLDLDPTIVVGGILPEIGSNAKPGKSEYFVAEADESDNSFLYMNPSYAVITNIEEDHLDTHGCLENINKSFSQFIDQTKNEAVVCIDCENLKKLVEGKEKEKIVTYSIKDKDADIFAYDICIENGKTSYNVAIRGEDTGRYTISIPGHHNILNSLPVIYYAKKFGVNEEFLKKALENFKGSKRRYDILYCNEDKGIKIIDDYAHHPTEIKATLQGAKSIEHEKLTIIFQPHRYSRVKFLLQSFKDAFDGAEEVFLLPIYSAGEKDEFGVTVEDLGNILKNKKVIIEKNSEKIDERVLNCQGHEVFMFMGAGDISKVAHRIADKLEGKNR